One genomic region from Ptychodera flava strain L36383 chromosome 5, AS_Pfla_20210202, whole genome shotgun sequence encodes:
- the LOC139133267 gene encoding proprotein convertase subtilisin/kexin type 9-like isoform X2, producing the protein MVDFTILVLVVGIATEFTSGKLTCVTRQSELSGTTDDDQARVTCEGSEQMTSCVSYLPGPGGHGTRDGEFIEVADDGAVTCVARNGASGNGVHAIARCCTRKNLKCGYAGGSQSGSEDDDQSWVTYDFPEGKPSFLTGCSVNTFWKNIDGAYPDSTKEEQLTDIQSNKCVAVNGSGGKGVWATAVYCSQVSQSCKAKWSAQSGGSQGDTATVSCDDGWVLTGCNSYTWYKNNDGAYITDADECVAVNGGNGNWVQAVAICCQE; encoded by the exons ATGGTGGATTTCACAATATTGGTCCTTGTTGTAGGAATCGCCACAGAGTTCACGA GTGGCAAGCTGACGTGTGTGACACGGCAATCAGAGTTGTCAGGTACAACCGATGACGATCAAGCTCGGGTAACCTGCGAAGGCAGTGAACAAATGACAAGTTGTGTTAGCTACCTCCCGGGTCCAGGGGGACACGGAACTCGAGATGGGGAATTTATTGAAGTAGCTGACGATGGCGCTGTAACCTGTGTGGCACGAAACGGTGCCAGTGGAAATG GTGTCCATGCCATTGCTAGATGCTGCACACGGAAGAATTTGAAGTGTGGGTATGCAGGTGGCTCACAATCTGGATCTGAAGACGATGATCAAAGTTGGGTGACTTATGACTTCCCGGAGGGAAAACCAAGTTTCTTGACAG GCTGTTCTGTAAACACCTTCTGGAAAAACATTGACGGCGCATACCCAGATTCTACTAAGGAAGAACAACTGACGGACATACAAAGCAATAAATGTGTGGCAGTGAATGGATCAGGCGGAAAAG GCGTTTGGGCAACAGCCGTGTACTGTTCACAGGTAAGCCAGAGCTGCAAAGCAAAGTGGAGTGCGCAGAGTGGTGGCAGTCAGGGCGACACGGCCACAGTATCGTGTGATGACGGTTGGGTTTTGACAGGATGTAATTCTTATACCTGGTACAAAAACAATGACGGCGCTTACATCACAG
- the LOC139133267 gene encoding proprotein convertase subtilisin/kexin type 9-like isoform X1 encodes MVDFTILVLVVGIATEFTSASKCGKLTCVTRQSELSGTTDDDQARVTCEGSEQMTSCVSYLPGPGGHGTRDGEFIEVADDGAVTCVARNGASGNGVHAIARCCTRKNLKCGYAGGSQSGSEDDDQSWVTYDFPEGKPSFLTGCSVNTFWKNIDGAYPDSTKEEQLTDIQSNKCVAVNGSGGKGVWATAVYCSQVSQSCKAKWSAQSGGSQGDTATVSCDDGWVLTGCNSYTWYKNNDGAYITDADECVAVNGGNGNWVQAVAICCQE; translated from the exons ATGGTGGATTTCACAATATTGGTCCTTGTTGTAGGAATCGCCACAGAGTTCACGAGTGCGTCCAAGT GTGGCAAGCTGACGTGTGTGACACGGCAATCAGAGTTGTCAGGTACAACCGATGACGATCAAGCTCGGGTAACCTGCGAAGGCAGTGAACAAATGACAAGTTGTGTTAGCTACCTCCCGGGTCCAGGGGGACACGGAACTCGAGATGGGGAATTTATTGAAGTAGCTGACGATGGCGCTGTAACCTGTGTGGCACGAAACGGTGCCAGTGGAAATG GTGTCCATGCCATTGCTAGATGCTGCACACGGAAGAATTTGAAGTGTGGGTATGCAGGTGGCTCACAATCTGGATCTGAAGACGATGATCAAAGTTGGGTGACTTATGACTTCCCGGAGGGAAAACCAAGTTTCTTGACAG GCTGTTCTGTAAACACCTTCTGGAAAAACATTGACGGCGCATACCCAGATTCTACTAAGGAAGAACAACTGACGGACATACAAAGCAATAAATGTGTGGCAGTGAATGGATCAGGCGGAAAAG GCGTTTGGGCAACAGCCGTGTACTGTTCACAGGTAAGCCAGAGCTGCAAAGCAAAGTGGAGTGCGCAGAGTGGTGGCAGTCAGGGCGACACGGCCACAGTATCGTGTGATGACGGTTGGGTTTTGACAGGATGTAATTCTTATACCTGGTACAAAAACAATGACGGCGCTTACATCACAG